The following are from one region of the Mycolicibacterium helvum genome:
- a CDS encoding histidine phosphatase family protein, with translation MSVTTVYLARHGRTAFNVEDRMRGLSDPPLDDVGIAEAQKLAKALADERPAAVISSPLQRAVATAQSIADAAGVPTTVDIRLNDRDYGPHTGAKRAEVIARFGSIDNAPGVEPPAAVRQRAIAAFTALVDEHDSGPLVLVSHDAFNRALLGQLDPTLTDAPQRTACWNKLTRVGGVWRVAEYDQKPD, from the coding sequence ATGTCAGTCACCACGGTGTATCTGGCCCGGCACGGCCGCACCGCTTTCAATGTCGAGGACCGCATGCGGGGCCTGAGCGATCCGCCACTCGACGATGTCGGCATTGCCGAAGCCCAAAAACTGGCGAAAGCGCTGGCCGACGAACGCCCGGCCGCTGTGATCAGCAGTCCGCTGCAGCGCGCGGTCGCCACCGCGCAATCGATCGCCGACGCCGCCGGGGTGCCTACGACCGTCGACATCCGCCTCAACGACCGCGACTATGGCCCGCACACCGGCGCCAAGCGTGCCGAGGTCATCGCTCGCTTCGGCAGCATCGACAACGCCCCGGGAGTCGAGCCGCCGGCGGCTGTCCGGCAGCGAGCCATCGCCGCGTTCACCGCGCTGGTCGACGAACATGACAGCGGCCCTTTGGTTCTCGTCTCGCACGACGCGTTCAATCGCGCGCTACTCGGCCAGCTCGACCCCACCCTGACCGACGCGCCACAGCGCACCGCGTGCTGGAACAAGCTCACCAGGGTCGGCGGCGTGTGGCGCGTCGCAGAATACGACCAGAAGCCGGACTAG
- a CDS encoding carboxymuconolactone decarboxylase family protein encodes MADHLAAVLTKLVVQSPADQQRLVGLIRATCGNTLSLTPLPAQTPVSAPETDAEKVVAEFAEQFCVDVSAITDRQRESLTTALGAGVFGAVAQMFFADFLPRVRNGLEVLGLPVGWVPENPVWDPGIDAADVLFNQLLPGVAKLKSVDPVTTEVVRLRGAVAHDCRLCKSLRESNALDAGGSESMYDDIEHFESSELLTDAHKAALRYADALIWSPARISPAVAAGVREHFSHEQARELTLDVMRNASNKIAVSLKADQARVAEGTDRYSIDADGQTVFAEL; translated from the coding sequence ATGGCTGACCATCTTGCTGCAGTACTGACCAAGCTGGTGGTGCAGTCACCGGCCGATCAGCAGCGGTTGGTGGGACTGATCCGCGCGACATGCGGCAACACGCTGTCGCTGACGCCGCTGCCCGCGCAGACGCCGGTAAGCGCGCCGGAGACGGACGCCGAGAAGGTGGTGGCCGAGTTCGCCGAGCAGTTCTGCGTCGACGTGTCCGCGATCACCGATCGCCAGCGGGAGTCGCTGACCACCGCACTGGGGGCAGGGGTGTTCGGGGCTGTCGCGCAGATGTTCTTCGCCGACTTCCTGCCGCGGGTGCGCAACGGGCTGGAGGTGCTGGGCCTACCGGTGGGCTGGGTGCCCGAGAATCCGGTCTGGGACCCGGGCATCGACGCCGCCGACGTGTTGTTCAACCAGCTGCTGCCGGGGGTGGCGAAGCTGAAGTCGGTGGACCCGGTCACCACCGAGGTGGTCCGGCTGCGCGGGGCCGTCGCGCACGACTGCCGGCTGTGCAAGTCGCTGCGCGAGAGCAATGCGCTGGACGCCGGAGGCAGCGAGTCGATGTACGACGACATCGAGCACTTCGAGTCCTCCGAGCTGCTGACCGATGCACACAAGGCGGCGCTGCGTTACGCCGACGCGTTGATCTGGTCACCGGCGCGGATCAGCCCCGCGGTGGCTGCCGGTGTGCGGGAGCACTTCTCGCATGAGCAGGCCCGCGAGCTGACGCTGGATGTGATGCGCAACGCGAGCAACAAGATCGCGGTGTCGTTGAAGGCCGATCAGGCTCGGGTCGCCGAGGGTACCGACCGCTACAGCATCGACGCCGACGGCCAGACAGTCTTCGCCGAGCTCTAG
- a CDS encoding threonine aldolase family protein: MDRVPAVPAASTAFASDNAAPAHPKALEAILAANDGTAASYGGDPITQRAAERVKELFDSPNAEVLFAFTGTGANIIALASAVRPWHEILCSDIAHCLLDEAGGPVLVSGASLLALPSDDGIIDPAVLDRRITRRGDVHHSQPRIVTITQSTENGRLWQPDAIAEFIDHAHDLDLLVHIDGSRIANAIAALDVPPAQAVGDADIVTIGGTKNGMLFGDAILVRRPEHFTGIEFVQKQIGHLASKHRYVSAQFDAMLADDVWLEAAAHANAMAARLSTGITGLGLHLSSPTEANEVFVDLPAEALSAVRQRFAVHSPDPHKLAVRFVCSWATTDDDVDTALHALSKAQDRIV; this comes from the coding sequence ATGGACAGGGTGCCTGCCGTGCCTGCCGCGTCCACCGCGTTCGCCTCCGACAACGCCGCCCCCGCACATCCGAAGGCCCTCGAAGCGATCTTGGCCGCCAACGATGGCACCGCCGCGTCGTACGGTGGCGACCCGATCACCCAGCGCGCCGCCGAGCGCGTCAAAGAGCTCTTCGACTCCCCTAACGCCGAGGTCCTGTTTGCCTTCACCGGCACCGGTGCCAACATCATCGCGCTGGCCTCTGCGGTCCGGCCCTGGCACGAAATCCTCTGCAGCGATATCGCTCATTGCCTGCTCGACGAGGCCGGCGGTCCCGTCCTGGTCTCCGGCGCGAGCCTTCTCGCGCTACCAAGCGACGATGGCATCATCGACCCGGCCGTGTTGGACCGCCGCATTACCCGCCGCGGCGACGTCCACCACTCCCAGCCCCGCATCGTCACCATCACCCAGTCCACCGAGAACGGCCGGCTCTGGCAGCCCGACGCCATCGCCGAATTCATCGACCACGCCCACGATCTCGACCTGCTGGTCCACATCGACGGCTCCCGGATCGCCAACGCGATTGCCGCCCTTGATGTTCCGCCGGCCCAGGCCGTCGGCGACGCCGATATCGTCACCATCGGCGGCACCAAGAACGGCATGCTGTTCGGCGACGCGATCCTGGTCCGCCGTCCCGAGCATTTCACCGGCATCGAGTTCGTCCAGAAGCAGATCGGCCATCTGGCAAGCAAACATCGTTATGTCTCAGCGCAATTCGACGCCATGCTCGCCGACGACGTATGGCTTGAGGCGGCCGCCCACGCCAATGCGATGGCTGCCCGGCTCAGTACCGGCATCACCGGCCTCGGCCTGCATCTGAGCTCGCCGACCGAGGCCAACGAGGTGTTCGTCGACCTCCCCGCCGAGGCGCTGTCTGCGGTACGGCAGCGCTTCGCTGTGCATTCACCCGACCCACACAAGCTGGCGGTAAGGTTCGTCTGTTCGTGGGCGACCACCGACGACGACGTCGACACCGCCCTGCACGCACTGTCGAAAGCCCAGGATCGCATCGTCTAA
- a CDS encoding ATP-binding protein: protein MAEQFHLSRLQVINWGVFDGYHDIPFSEGGALIAGASGSGKSSLLDAISLGFLPFNRRNFNASGDNTAAGSSAGRRTVDKYVRGAWGQRSDGGTSKVMYLRGDGTAWSAIAVSYTSNTGRTVTGLVLKWLTGESRSDSSSRFVLADGDRDIEDVCNRWAAGRFDSGVFKDDEWRFSTKVESQYLAQLYATIGIRASDAAQQLLGKAKSLKSVGGLEQFVREFMLDEPSSLTRLPEALKQIDPLVEARELLAVAQRKRKILGDIEKIQQRYASESSDLGIIDLVDPPMVRAYTDHVRLAQCAPQIQSLDATIDQLGNEYEDVTRQLNLAKAEGDSLNAQISGSSANLGPLQSQVAGAEAQAEQVSRRRAAYETMLNAQDIDIPNSADEFWNLREELATGVTELLAKLDRGREASTDAEYAQKAARIARDDAAKELKRVEHVGSALPEFAITMREHICSAVGVDPSELPYIAELMDLRPDQSRWRVAVEKVLRGVGLRLLVPDEQYSAVLRFVNETNMGGRLQLHHVRAALVGADPVEAEPNTLAGKLFVVDPTHPCAAEAADVIAAAGDHICVDTPDVFARFRRAVTDAGLYKDSDRLAIKDDRRPLRQSDYIFQGEVAAKIDALTVDLANAEEAYQQARRAADEIAAQRQQWRDRSAACKAICDQFPQWNQVDIDTADGHADRLREQYELLLADNPDIEALNARADEVWEQIQTLMTRRGAIQTRRDDLDGRRTQLLELQDRLAPVFVSEPLTELLNRYAADVPVSLEVLNPEPHREAVFNAIRREREQLRESRRRSYDELARILNTFDTAFPDAIPNDSDVFDERVHDYVALCRHIDERELPEAYERMMRLVTEQAPDAILTLHRVAEQETRRISEQIDRVNTGLGAVEFNNGTRLTLRATPRSLTAVAELTEIVRAISRRIAEVGLGDKQAILDQYADILRLRNRLASTAPEDKAWTRDALDVRNRFTFDCAEWDVRTEELIRTHSNAGDNSGGEQEKLMAFCLAGALSFNLASPDSSDNKPVFAQLMLDEAFSKSDPQFAQQALQAFRKFGFQLVIVATVQNATTIQPYIDSVIMVSKTEATSRNARPVATVAAKTISDFTTLRAEMRSSAARERVPAGV from the coding sequence ATGGCTGAACAGTTCCACCTGTCTCGGCTGCAGGTCATCAACTGGGGTGTGTTCGACGGGTATCACGACATCCCGTTCAGCGAAGGCGGCGCGCTGATCGCCGGCGCCTCCGGGAGCGGCAAATCCTCACTGCTCGATGCGATTTCGCTCGGCTTCCTGCCGTTCAACCGGCGTAACTTCAACGCCTCCGGTGACAACACCGCCGCCGGGTCCAGCGCGGGCCGGCGCACCGTCGACAAGTACGTGCGCGGGGCGTGGGGGCAGCGCAGCGACGGTGGCACCAGCAAGGTGATGTATCTGCGGGGGGACGGCACCGCCTGGTCGGCCATCGCCGTCAGCTACACCAGCAACACCGGGCGGACGGTCACCGGCCTGGTGCTGAAATGGCTGACTGGCGAGTCGCGCTCGGACTCCTCGAGCCGGTTCGTGTTGGCCGACGGCGACCGCGATATCGAGGACGTCTGCAACCGCTGGGCGGCCGGGCGGTTCGACTCCGGGGTGTTCAAGGACGACGAGTGGCGGTTCTCTACCAAGGTCGAATCGCAATACCTCGCCCAGCTCTACGCCACCATCGGCATCCGCGCCTCCGACGCGGCCCAGCAGCTGCTGGGTAAAGCCAAGTCGTTGAAAAGCGTTGGCGGACTGGAACAGTTCGTTCGGGAGTTCATGCTCGACGAGCCGAGCAGTCTGACCCGCCTGCCCGAGGCGCTCAAGCAGATCGACCCACTGGTGGAGGCCCGCGAGCTGCTGGCCGTCGCGCAGCGCAAGCGCAAGATCCTCGGCGATATCGAGAAGATCCAGCAGCGCTACGCCTCGGAGTCCTCCGACCTGGGCATCATCGACCTGGTGGACCCGCCGATGGTGCGGGCCTACACCGACCATGTCCGGCTGGCGCAGTGCGCCCCGCAGATCCAGTCGCTGGACGCCACCATCGACCAGCTCGGCAACGAATACGAGGACGTCACCCGCCAGCTCAATCTCGCTAAAGCTGAAGGGGATTCCCTCAACGCGCAGATCAGCGGGTCCAGTGCCAACCTGGGGCCACTGCAATCCCAGGTGGCCGGTGCCGAGGCACAAGCCGAGCAGGTATCGCGCCGGCGCGCCGCCTACGAAACAATGCTGAACGCGCAGGACATCGACATTCCCAACAGCGCCGACGAATTCTGGAACCTGCGTGAGGAACTCGCCACCGGAGTCACCGAGCTGCTGGCCAAGCTGGACCGGGGCCGTGAGGCGTCGACCGACGCCGAGTACGCGCAGAAGGCGGCGCGGATCGCCCGCGATGACGCGGCCAAGGAGCTCAAGCGCGTCGAGCACGTCGGCTCGGCACTGCCCGAGTTCGCGATCACCATGCGCGAACACATTTGCTCCGCGGTCGGCGTCGACCCCAGCGAGCTGCCCTATATCGCCGAGCTGATGGACCTGCGGCCCGACCAGAGCCGCTGGCGGGTTGCGGTGGAGAAGGTGCTGCGCGGCGTGGGCTTGCGGCTGCTGGTGCCCGACGAACAGTATTCCGCGGTGCTGCGGTTCGTGAACGAGACCAACATGGGTGGACGGCTGCAATTGCATCACGTCCGCGCCGCACTGGTCGGCGCCGATCCTGTCGAAGCCGAGCCGAATACCTTGGCCGGCAAGCTGTTCGTCGTCGACCCGACCCACCCGTGCGCCGCCGAGGCCGCCGACGTCATCGCCGCGGCTGGCGATCACATCTGCGTGGACACCCCGGATGTGTTCGCCCGCTTCCGGCGCGCAGTGACCGATGCCGGCCTGTACAAGGACTCCGACCGGCTGGCCATCAAGGATGACCGGCGGCCGCTGCGGCAGTCCGACTACATCTTCCAGGGTGAGGTCGCTGCCAAGATCGACGCGCTGACCGTCGATCTGGCCAATGCCGAAGAGGCCTACCAGCAGGCGCGGCGTGCTGCCGATGAGATCGCTGCGCAACGGCAACAGTGGCGGGATCGGTCGGCTGCGTGCAAGGCGATCTGCGATCAGTTCCCGCAGTGGAATCAGGTCGACATCGACACCGCCGACGGGCATGCCGACCGGCTGCGTGAGCAGTACGAACTGCTGTTGGCCGACAATCCCGACATCGAGGCGCTCAACGCCCGCGCCGACGAGGTGTGGGAGCAAATCCAGACGCTGATGACCCGGCGCGGCGCCATCCAGACTCGCCGCGACGATCTGGATGGCAGGCGCACGCAACTGCTCGAATTGCAGGACCGGCTGGCACCGGTGTTCGTGTCGGAGCCGCTGACCGAGCTGCTGAATCGGTACGCCGCCGACGTGCCGGTGTCGTTGGAGGTACTCAACCCCGAGCCGCACCGCGAGGCGGTATTCAACGCGATCCGCCGGGAGCGCGAGCAGCTGCGTGAAAGCCGCAGGCGCTCCTACGATGAGCTGGCCCGTATCCTCAACACGTTCGATACCGCGTTTCCCGACGCGATCCCCAACGACAGCGATGTGTTCGACGAGCGGGTGCACGACTACGTCGCCCTGTGTCGGCACATCGACGAGCGCGAGCTGCCCGAGGCCTACGAGCGGATGATGCGCCTGGTCACCGAGCAGGCACCCGACGCCATCCTGACACTGCACCGAGTCGCCGAGCAGGAGACACGGCGGATCAGCGAGCAGATCGACCGGGTCAACACCGGGCTAGGTGCCGTCGAGTTCAACAACGGCACCCGGCTGACCCTGCGCGCCACTCCCCGCAGTCTGACCGCGGTCGCCGAACTGACCGAGATCGTCCGGGCCATCTCCCGGCGCATCGCCGAAGTCGGACTCGGCGACAAGCAGGCGATCCTGGATCAGTACGCCGACATTTTGCGGTTGCGCAACCGGCTGGCGTCGACCGCACCGGAGGACAAGGCCTGGACGCGTGACGCACTGGATGTCCGCAACCGGTTCACCTTCGACTGCGCCGAATGGGACGTCCGCACCGAGGAGCTGATCCGCACGCACAGCAATGCCGGCGACAACTCCGGCGGCGAGCAGGAGAAGCTGATGGCGTTCTGCCTCGCAGGCGCCTTGAGCTTCAACCTGGCCAGCCCCGACAGTTCTGACAACAAGCCGGTTTTCGCGCAGTTGATGCTCGACGAGGCGTTCTCCAAGTCGGACCCGCAGTTCGCCCAGCAGGCGCTGCAGGCGTTCCGGAAGTTCGGCTTCCAGCTCGTCATCGTGGCCACCGTGCAGAACGCCACCACGATTCAGCCCTATATCGACAGCGTCATCATGGTGTCGAAGACCGAAGCCACCAGCCGCAACGCCCGCCCGGTGGCTACTGTGGCGGCCAAGACGATCTCCGACTTCACCACGTTGCGGGCCGAGATGCGCAGTTCGGCGGCTCGGGAGCGAGTGCCTGCGGGGGTGTGA
- a CDS encoding metallopeptidase TldD-related protein, whose amino-acid sequence MIPAQQVVELALQAATVDETIVIVTDRAEASLRWAGNSMTTNGVSTTRSTTVISIVRKGDTSHTGAIRTSDVNPAAIGALVAAAEQAAHAAPDARDSAPLLTGTGTPDGWNEPVPQTGAAVFAEVAESLSRGFGRTDRLYGYAHHVVETTFLATSTGIRRRFTQPTGSVEINAKRDGASAWAGVSTPWFVDVSTDALLDDLALRLGWAARTVELPAGRYETLMPPSTVADMMIYLGWSMDGRGAEEGRTALSAPGGGTRVGEKLTGLPLTMYSDPNAAGLQCAPFVAAASGSETISVFDNGMDIGRVDWIRDGVINALAYPRAAAIEFGTAPAVPADNLLMTGGSAELADMVAATERGLLLTTLWYIRTVDPTTLLLTGLTRDGVYLIEDGEVTAAVNNFRFNESPLDLLRRTTEAGVAEPTLPREWGDWATRAVMPTLRIPDFHMSSVSQAQ is encoded by the coding sequence ATGATTCCCGCACAGCAGGTAGTCGAGCTGGCGTTGCAGGCCGCTACCGTCGACGAGACCATCGTCATCGTCACCGACCGCGCCGAGGCCTCGCTGCGGTGGGCCGGCAACTCGATGACCACCAACGGCGTCTCGACAACCCGGTCAACCACCGTGATTTCCATTGTGCGCAAAGGTGATACCTCGCACACCGGGGCGATCCGCACCAGCGACGTCAACCCGGCGGCGATCGGTGCGCTGGTGGCCGCCGCCGAGCAGGCCGCGCACGCCGCTCCCGACGCCCGGGACAGCGCACCACTGCTGACCGGCACCGGTACTCCCGACGGCTGGAATGAGCCGGTGCCGCAGACCGGTGCTGCGGTGTTCGCCGAGGTCGCCGAATCGTTGTCGCGTGGCTTCGGCCGCACCGACCGGCTCTATGGCTACGCCCACCACGTCGTCGAGACGACGTTCCTGGCCACCTCCACCGGGATCCGCCGGCGCTTCACCCAGCCGACCGGCTCGGTGGAGATCAACGCCAAACGCGACGGTGCCAGCGCGTGGGCGGGGGTGAGCACGCCATGGTTCGTCGACGTCTCGACCGATGCTCTGCTCGACGACCTGGCGCTGCGGCTGGGCTGGGCGGCCCGCACCGTCGAGTTGCCCGCGGGCCGCTACGAGACGCTGATGCCGCCTTCGACGGTGGCCGACATGATGATCTACCTGGGCTGGTCGATGGACGGCCGCGGCGCCGAAGAGGGCCGCACCGCGTTGTCGGCGCCCGGCGGTGGAACCCGGGTGGGGGAGAAGCTTACCGGGCTGCCGCTGACGATGTACTCCGACCCGAACGCGGCGGGCCTTCAGTGCGCGCCGTTCGTCGCGGCCGCCAGCGGATCGGAGACGATCTCGGTGTTCGACAATGGGATGGACATCGGGCGGGTGGACTGGATCCGCGACGGCGTCATCAACGCGCTGGCCTACCCGCGGGCGGCGGCCATCGAGTTCGGGACCGCACCGGCAGTACCGGCCGACAATCTGCTGATGACCGGCGGCAGCGCCGAGCTGGCCGATATGGTGGCGGCCACCGAGCGCGGGCTGCTGCTGACCACGCTGTGGTACATCCGGACCGTCGATCCGACCACGCTGCTGCTGACCGGGCTGACTCGCGACGGCGTCTACCTGATCGAAGACGGCGAAGTCACCGCGGCGGTCAACAACTTCCGCTTCAACGAGAGCCCGCTGGATCTGCTGCGCCGGACCACCGAGGCGGGCGTGGCCGAGCCGACCCTGCCCCGGGAGTGGGGTGACTGGGCCACCCGCGCAGTGATGCCGACGCTGCGAATCCCCGACTTCCACATGTCCTCGGTCAGCCAAGCGCAATAA
- a CDS encoding GAF domain-containing protein: protein MAGAEPHKTDTTAGLAPLAGRLDHLAERLGVKSVLVMRSEPDSMVVAATAGEATQHYTVGAAGKKALTDATRVPLYCERVVDSDGAVFVRDSREDSTFAGNEDEVEFGLHNYLGLPIHDGSGKVVGTVCVLDDSARDYTDEQRSELAAFAGDVEDVVREDDTALG from the coding sequence ATGGCCGGTGCCGAACCTCACAAGACCGACACCACGGCAGGGCTCGCCCCGCTGGCGGGACGACTGGATCACCTCGCCGAGCGGCTCGGGGTGAAGTCGGTTCTGGTGATGCGCTCCGAGCCGGATTCCATGGTGGTTGCCGCCACCGCGGGTGAGGCCACGCAGCATTACACCGTCGGGGCGGCCGGTAAGAAGGCTCTCACCGATGCCACCCGGGTTCCGTTGTATTGCGAGCGCGTGGTCGACAGTGACGGCGCGGTGTTCGTCCGCGACTCCCGCGAGGACTCGACGTTCGCCGGCAACGAGGACGAGGTGGAGTTCGGCCTGCACAACTATCTCGGGCTGCCGATTCACGACGGTTCGGGCAAGGTCGTCGGGACAGTGTGCGTGCTTGACGATTCGGCGCGCGACTACACCGACGAGCAGCGCTCGGAGCTGGCCGCGTTCGCCGGTGACGTTGAGGACGTGGTCCGCGAAGACGACACCGCGCTGGGCTGA
- a CDS encoding acyl-ACP desaturase, with amino-acid sequence MSRQLADGELLNELHHVAEDNLNRHLSVATEWHPHDYVPWDLGRNFAAMGGQDWSPEQSQLSEIAKAAMITNLLTEDNLPSYHREAAQYFSLDSAWGTWVGRWTAEEARHSIVLRDYLVVTRGVDPVALERARMAHMTTGFGATAEEEAQHKTDFLLSIAYVSFQELATRVSHRNTGKVCTDPVADRMLARIAADENLHMIFYRNVCGAALDLVPDQAIDAVAAVVENFRMPGRGMPDFRRNGVLMAKHGIYDPRQHLEEVVTPTLRKWQIFERTDFSAAGEKRREQLAVYLTKLQAEVVKFEEQRDRLLAREAKKRELQAT; translated from the coding sequence ATATCGCGGCAGTTGGCGGATGGTGAATTGCTCAACGAGCTACACCACGTCGCGGAGGACAACCTCAATCGCCATCTGTCGGTGGCCACCGAGTGGCATCCGCATGATTACGTGCCGTGGGATCTTGGCCGCAACTTCGCGGCGATGGGTGGCCAGGACTGGTCGCCCGAGCAGTCGCAACTCAGTGAGATTGCGAAAGCGGCCATGATCACCAACCTCCTGACCGAGGACAATTTGCCCTCGTATCACCGCGAGGCGGCGCAGTATTTTTCGCTCGACAGCGCATGGGGAACATGGGTGGGTCGGTGGACGGCTGAGGAGGCTCGGCACAGCATCGTGCTGCGCGACTACCTCGTCGTCACCCGCGGAGTCGATCCGGTCGCACTGGAGCGGGCCCGGATGGCGCACATGACGACCGGTTTCGGCGCGACCGCTGAGGAAGAAGCGCAGCACAAGACGGACTTCCTGCTGTCGATTGCCTACGTGTCTTTTCAGGAGCTCGCCACCCGGGTCAGCCATCGCAATACCGGAAAAGTGTGTACCGATCCCGTCGCCGACCGGATGCTTGCCCGCATCGCGGCCGACGAGAACTTGCACATGATCTTCTACCGGAACGTGTGCGGCGCCGCGCTCGACCTCGTACCCGATCAGGCCATAGACGCCGTTGCCGCCGTTGTGGAGAACTTCCGGATGCCCGGCCGGGGAATGCCCGACTTCCGCCGCAACGGCGTGTTAATGGCCAAGCACGGTATCTACGATCCTCGTCAGCATCTCGAAGAAGTGGTGACCCCGACGCTGCGTAAGTGGCAGATATTCGAACGCACTGACTTCAGCGCCGCCGGTGAGAAACGCCGCGAACAACTCGCCGTGTATTTGACGAAACTGCAGGCCGAAGTCGTCAAGTTCGAGGAACAGCGCGACCGCCTGCTGGCCCGCGAGGCGAAGAAGAGGGAACTGCAGGCAACCTGA
- a CDS encoding zinc-binding dehydrogenase: MAADLPEKALELRSLVTSAGTLELSLHEVDVPKPADNEVLVRVEASPINPSDLGLLVAGADMTTATVTGTPERPVVTAPLGDGALKAFAARLDKSLQVGNEGAGTVVAAGSSPAAQALLGKTVGIAGGAMYSQYRAADAGMCLVLPEGATAREGASSFVNPLTALGMAETMRREGHSALVHTAAASNLGQMLVKLCQNDGIPLVNIVRKPDQEALLKSLGATHVLNSTSPSFATDLVDALKETKATLAFDATGGGTLASQILNGMEDAANATASEYSRYGSNVHKQVYIYGALDTSPTILTRNFGMAWGVGGWLLTPFLAGAGAETIGRLRARVAAELTTTFASSYTREVSLAGMLQPDAFNDYVKRATGEKFLVTPQAVA; the protein is encoded by the coding sequence ATGGCCGCAGATCTGCCTGAAAAAGCCCTCGAGCTGCGCTCGTTGGTCACGTCAGCTGGCACGCTCGAACTGTCGCTACACGAGGTTGACGTGCCAAAGCCAGCCGACAACGAGGTACTGGTGCGGGTCGAGGCCTCGCCGATCAACCCGTCCGACCTGGGCCTCCTGGTAGCCGGTGCGGACATGACAACGGCGACGGTGACGGGCACGCCGGAGCGTCCTGTCGTTACCGCGCCACTCGGTGACGGTGCCCTGAAAGCGTTTGCGGCGCGGCTCGACAAATCACTCCAGGTGGGCAACGAAGGCGCGGGCACCGTGGTGGCTGCCGGGTCGTCTCCGGCGGCCCAGGCTCTGCTCGGAAAGACGGTGGGGATTGCCGGGGGCGCGATGTACTCGCAGTACCGAGCAGCCGACGCTGGCATGTGTTTGGTCTTGCCCGAAGGCGCCACGGCCCGGGAAGGGGCATCGTCGTTCGTCAACCCATTGACGGCGCTCGGTATGGCGGAAACGATGCGCCGCGAAGGACATTCAGCCCTGGTGCACACCGCGGCCGCGTCCAACCTCGGGCAAATGCTGGTCAAGCTCTGCCAGAACGACGGCATACCGCTGGTCAATATCGTGCGCAAGCCCGACCAAGAAGCGCTCCTCAAGTCGCTCGGGGCCACACATGTCCTCAACTCGACATCGCCGTCGTTCGCCACCGACCTCGTCGACGCTCTGAAAGAGACCAAAGCGACACTGGCGTTCGACGCGACGGGCGGTGGAACGCTGGCCAGCCAGATCCTCAATGGCATGGAAGATGCTGCCAACGCCACGGCATCGGAGTACTCCCGCTACGGATCGAACGTCCATAAACAGGTCTATATCTACGGTGCACTCGACACCAGTCCAACGATTCTCACCAGGAACTTCGGCATGGCGTGGGGCGTCGGTGGCTGGCTGCTGACGCCGTTCCTGGCAGGCGCCGGAGCCGAGACCATCGGCCGGTTGCGCGCTCGGGTGGCCGCGGAACTCACCACGACATTCGCCAGCAGCTATACCCGGGAGGTGTCGCTGGCCGGCATGCTGCAGCCGGATGCGTTCAACGACTATGTCAAGCGGGCGACGGGGGAGAAATTCCTCGTGACTCCGCAAGCGGTTGCCTAA